The following are encoded in a window of Bacillus sp. SORGH_AS_0510 genomic DNA:
- a CDS encoding class I SAM-dependent methyltransferase yields the protein MSIFYELHRDIPREGPGNNESTRKAYKIIEKYVSKPFILDIGCGPGMQTMELASLTEGSVLATDVNDGFLERLNEVVKREVYHKK from the coding sequence GAATTACATAGAGACATTCCTAGAGAAGGTCCTGGAAACAATGAATCAACTAGGAAAGCATATAAAATTATTGAAAAGTACGTGTCGAAACCATTTATTTTAGACATTGGCTGTGGTCCAGGAATGCAAACGATGGAACTTGCTTCTTTAACAGAAGGAAGCGTCTTGGCAACTGATGTAAATGATGGATTTCTAGAAAGATTAAATGAGGTAGTAAAAAGAGAGGTTTATCACAAAAAATAA
- a CDS encoding ABC transporter permease subunit: protein MIKKIAYLPVRLLAMIAGFIFLLNIPILLVFNVNNKNIEFHFSQYKEYVQNNLSWLFQFEQYPYILRFFEDDGMKKYIYTMTILSVSLLVVIVFGFIVSTTIMLLPLTVRKRLSGFIDFTTTAPDLLIVFLLQYLVIYLYKTFHIKLFQLYGGNYTEPYFMPIVIVSFVPTIFLVQFLLKEFANEEQQDYVLFAIAKGTPLRTIYVKHIIRNVLPLLLIHLRTIIWFLLSSIIVVEYLFNIHGYVDVLRSMYGTRAISFVFGFLLFAVPVIIANMIAKIVMSSRNRKGTSTI, encoded by the coding sequence GTGATTAAAAAAATTGCCTATCTTCCAGTTAGATTACTAGCGATGATAGCTGGTTTTATCTTTTTATTAAACATTCCCATTCTATTGGTCTTCAATGTAAATAACAAAAATATTGAATTTCATTTTAGCCAATACAAAGAATATGTGCAAAATAACTTATCCTGGTTGTTCCAATTCGAACAATATCCATACATATTAAGATTTTTTGAAGACGATGGAATGAAAAAATATATTTATACTATGACTATATTGTCTGTTTCCCTTCTGGTAGTAATAGTATTTGGGTTTATCGTGTCCACCACAATTATGTTACTACCTTTAACCGTTCGAAAACGGTTAAGCGGATTTATAGATTTCACTACTACAGCACCTGATTTACTTATCGTCTTCCTATTACAGTATTTAGTCATTTATTTATATAAAACATTTCATATTAAATTATTTCAGCTTTATGGAGGGAATTATACCGAGCCATATTTCATGCCAATTGTTATAGTTAGTTTTGTACCTACTATTTTCTTAGTACAATTTTTATTAAAAGAGTTTGCGAACGAAGAACAACAAGATTATGTACTATTTGCAATAGCAAAAGGTACGCCATTAAGAACAATTTATGTAAAACATATAATCCGGAACGTTCTTCCGTTATTACTCATTCATTTACGAACGATAATTTGGTTCCTTTTATCTAGTATAATAGTAGTGGAATACTTGTTTAACATACACGGGTATGTGGATGTGTTACGCTCTATGTATGGTACAAGAGCCATCTCATTTGTTTTTGGATTTCTCCTTTTTGCTGTACCTGTTATTATCGCTAATATGATTGCTAAGATAGTGATGAGCTCAAGAAATAGAAAAGGAACAAGTACGATATGA
- a CDS encoding ABC transporter permease subunit — protein sequence MYTKKIFLPIRFIVILVGFISAVNLPILLTFNPYQLKIEFRLSFFKEYVVSNLSWFTHTNEYPWILQYFEGDGIHRYLYTMSLLGIALLIVIILSLIIATGIMLLPLSIQKRFKGFIDFSTTVPDLLIIALIQYLVFFLFKTYNFRLFRLYGGVETEPYFVPIFIVIFVPTLFLSQLILKEYSSEELQDYVLFAKAKGLPLRTIYIKHIFRNIIPLILIHLKYIVWFLLSSIYVIEHILNIKGYSAALTYMYGTRVVLFVVGLLLFSLPLVIVSAVGYVVKLIMVRKETPSI from the coding sequence TTGTATACTAAGAAGATATTTTTACCCATTCGTTTCATAGTGATATTAGTAGGTTTTATTTCTGCTGTGAATTTACCTATCTTATTAACATTTAATCCTTATCAGTTAAAAATTGAATTTAGACTTAGTTTTTTTAAGGAATATGTAGTAAGTAACTTAAGTTGGTTTACACATACAAATGAATATCCTTGGATTTTACAGTACTTTGAAGGAGACGGCATCCATAGATATCTGTATACCATGTCGTTACTAGGTATTGCACTATTGATAGTAATCATTCTCAGTTTGATCATCGCAACAGGCATCATGCTCCTACCATTATCTATCCAAAAGCGGTTTAAAGGTTTTATAGACTTCTCCACGACAGTACCAGATTTGCTTATTATCGCTTTAATACAGTACCTTGTATTCTTTCTATTTAAAACGTACAATTTTAGGCTTTTTCGACTATATGGAGGTGTGGAAACAGAACCATACTTTGTACCAATATTCATAGTGATTTTTGTTCCAACACTTTTTTTATCACAGCTGATTTTAAAAGAATATTCTTCAGAAGAACTTCAAGATTATGTCTTGTTTGCAAAGGCGAAAGGTCTTCCATTAAGAACAATTTATATCAAACATATTTTCAGAAATATTATTCCATTAATTCTCATTCATTTAAAATACATAGTCTGGTTTCTGCTTTCGAGTATTTACGTGATAGAACACATTCTAAATATCAAAGGCTATAGCGCTGCTCTTACATATATGTACGGGACCAGGGTGGTTCTTTTTGTAGTAGGACTTCTCCTTTTCTCCCTACCTCTTGTTATTGTGAGCGCAGTTGGTTATGTAGTAAAACTTATTATGGTCAGAAAGGAAACACCTAGTATATGA
- a CDS encoding ABC transporter permease subunit, translating into MKLKTLTKDVVMKGLRIIKRLFFLMIQCFVGVEVLIIISVFPELFKNLTFNGTKFLQAAYDLNVKLFTFGDFMLRDQKNSVFPVIFYKYFDSMKMLALSFVVACVIAFIIAYVGLIFFKNKIKYIKSFLEILESIPDLMLILLLQFAVIMVYKKTGIKLARVVTLSEEAILLPVISLSVPISLYITKVLIHYIEEELEKHYVMLAKAKGFTFSYILNVHVLRNIADGMFGTSKTIFWSMLSTLFVIDYLFNMNGLLRVMLTATDPFIIGCILIFIPFFLIYRIYEWVSFDSRKDTQ; encoded by the coding sequence TTGAAATTAAAAACTTTAACAAAGGATGTTGTTATGAAAGGGTTAAGGATAATTAAAAGATTGTTTTTCCTCATGATCCAGTGCTTTGTAGGGGTTGAAGTTCTTATAATAATATCTGTATTCCCGGAATTATTTAAAAATTTAACTTTTAATGGAACAAAATTTCTGCAGGCTGCTTATGACTTGAATGTGAAACTGTTTACGTTTGGGGATTTTATGTTGAGGGATCAGAAGAACTCTGTATTTCCTGTTATTTTTTATAAATACTTTGATTCGATGAAGATGTTAGCTCTAAGTTTTGTGGTAGCATGCGTAATTGCCTTTATTATTGCGTATGTCGGTCTTATTTTCTTCAAAAATAAAATAAAGTATATTAAAAGCTTTCTAGAAATCCTCGAGTCTATTCCAGATTTAATGCTTATTTTGTTACTGCAATTTGCGGTTATCATGGTTTATAAAAAAACAGGTATTAAACTGGCACGAGTTGTGACGCTAAGTGAAGAGGCCATTCTTCTGCCTGTTATCAGTTTAAGTGTGCCTATTAGTTTATACATAACAAAAGTACTGATTCATTACATTGAAGAAGAATTAGAGAAACATTATGTCATGCTGGCGAAGGCAAAGGGATTTACCTTTTCGTATATTCTAAATGTCCATGTCTTAAGAAATATAGCTGACGGAATGTTTGGGACATCGAAAACGATTTTCTGGTCTATGCTTTCTACACTATTTGTCATTGATTACTTGTTTAATATGAATGGTTTGCTTCGAGTGATGTTAACAGCTACAGATCCATTTATTATCGGGTGTATTCTTATTTTCATACCATTTTTTCTCATTTATCGGATTTATGAATGGGTAAGTTTTGATAGCAGAAAGGATACACAATAA
- a CDS encoding ABC transporter permease subunit, whose amino-acid sequence MLVFLVKRKRFLISALFLITLFTGSILNTILNDGQIRQVKFHSDEKGNIVDHPPYAPFTEYLFGSDVFGYDLGQMMVEGAKWTIGITLTIVILRLLCSLVLAAFIYSVNNRVYNGIKILFEPFSVVPQTIIAYFILFSVLWMPSDGFHTPFWLRAFFQVFILVAIAIPNLTIHISSEMRHVEREDFIEVSKTLGSSKPYIFFKHIIPHVYEKWIILFGQQFIQLLQLLAHLGFMQLFFGGTHYGDPDQDMPPRTISYEWSGVIGGDISYLYSPHSWIVLVPIGFFIVTAICVALMNQSLQVYFEHKTLLRLKKNAQ is encoded by the coding sequence ATGCTGGTATTTTTGGTGAAAAGGAAAAGATTCCTTATCAGTGCTTTGTTTCTCATTACATTATTTACTGGAAGTATTTTGAATACTATTTTAAATGATGGTCAGATCAGGCAGGTGAAATTTCATTCAGATGAGAAGGGAAATATTGTGGACCACCCCCCATATGCACCTTTTACTGAATATTTATTTGGTTCGGACGTATTTGGCTATGATTTAGGACAGATGATGGTCGAGGGAGCGAAATGGACGATAGGTATAACTCTTACAATTGTTATACTCAGGCTGTTATGTTCCTTAGTGTTGGCTGCATTCATTTATTCTGTAAACAATAGGGTTTATAACGGTATAAAAATTCTCTTTGAACCATTTTCGGTTGTGCCGCAAACGATTATTGCTTACTTTATTTTATTCAGTGTTTTGTGGATGCCATCTGATGGATTTCATACTCCCTTTTGGTTACGAGCATTCTTCCAAGTCTTTATTTTAGTCGCAATTGCCATTCCCAACTTAACAATTCACATATCAAGTGAAATGCGACATGTGGAAAGGGAAGATTTTATCGAAGTTTCCAAAACCTTAGGTTCAAGTAAGCCCTATATCTTTTTTAAGCATATTATTCCTCATGTGTACGAAAAATGGATCATTTTATTTGGGCAACAATTTATTCAATTGTTGCAGCTTCTTGCTCATCTAGGATTTATGCAGCTGTTTTTTGGTGGCACACACTATGGGGACCCCGATCAGGATATGCCTCCTCGGACAATTTCCTATGAGTGGTCTGGTGTGATTGGCGGAGATATCAGTTATCTTTACTCACCGCACTCGTGGATAGTCCTAGTGCCAATTGGGTTCTTTATAGTCACAGCCATATGTGTAGCACTAATGAATCAATCTCTCCAAGTTTATTTTGAACATAAAACATTGCTAAGGTTAAAGAAAAATGCACAATAA
- a CDS encoding ABC transporter permease subunit — MVFLLKRKRFLISFIFLLALLTGSILNTLLNDGQIRQVKFHSDEKGNIVDTPPYAPFTQYVFGSDRYGYDLGHLMVEGAKWTIGITITIVILRMVCSIVLASFIFSANNRIYNSIKTIFEPFSVVPQTIIAYFILYSVLWMPLDGFHTPFWLRASFQVFILVVITIPSLTIHISSEMRQVDKEDFIEVSRTLGSSKRYIFFKHIIPHVYEKWIILFGQQFIQSLQLLVHLGFMKLFFGGTHYPDDDTPPRTISYEWSGVIGGDISYLYSQQPWIVLVPIGFFIVTAISVALINQSISSYFEHKAMVRVNKR, encoded by the coding sequence ATGGTCTTTTTATTAAAAAGAAAACGGTTCCTTATTAGTTTTATATTTCTTTTAGCATTGTTAACAGGTAGTATTCTAAATACCTTATTGAATGATGGGCAAATCAGACAGGTGAAATTTCATTCAGATGAAAAGGGGAATATTGTGGATACGCCCCCCTATGCACCTTTTACCCAATATGTATTTGGGTCTGACCGATATGGATATGATCTCGGTCATCTGATGGTGGAGGGGGCAAAATGGACTATAGGAATTACGATCACAATTGTTATTCTTAGGATGGTATGTTCCATTGTGCTAGCATCCTTCATTTTTTCTGCAAATAATCGAATTTATAACAGCATTAAAACTATTTTTGAACCATTTTCGGTTGTGCCGCAAACGATTATAGCTTATTTTATTTTGTACAGTGTTTTATGGATGCCACTTGACGGCTTTCATACTCCCTTTTGGTTACGAGCATCCTTTCAGGTTTTTATATTAGTAGTTATTACTATTCCGAGCTTAACTATTCATATATCGAGTGAAATGCGGCAGGTGGATAAGGAAGATTTTATTGAAGTATCAAGAACACTTGGTTCTAGTAAACGGTATATCTTTTTTAAACATATAATTCCTCACGTGTACGAAAAATGGATTATTTTATTTGGTCAACAATTTATTCAATCATTGCAGCTTCTTGTCCATCTTGGATTTATGAAACTCTTTTTTGGAGGAACCCACTACCCGGATGATGACACGCCTCCTCGTACAATCTCCTATGAATGGTCTGGTGTAATTGGAGGAGATATCAGTTATCTTTACTCTCAGCAGCCTTGGATTGTTTTAGTGCCAATTGGCTTCTTTATTGTCACTGCTATAAGTGTAGCTCTAATCAATCAATCAATTTCTTCTTATTTCGAACATAAAGCGATGGTTCGTGTAAACAAAAGATAA
- a CDS encoding EAL domain-containing protein produces MMEEISIGILDVFFIFLLCIVVIFCIITTKRFSKQKKQLQLNEQYYKSLFEQNPDVVITFDLNGMFISANKAVSTIFGYSLDDLINKPFVPLIVPNDLEKALFQFNSAVNGKSTNYECSVFDKSGKQRKINVTNIPIYLSKKITGVYSIIKDITEHNSAQINLIEAEAKYRSLVENSQVGVYILQGGKIVYVNPRLCEMTGYAYNEFIGFNLTNLILPEDLPSVQENVEKLFTNEMISMTDQFRIVCKDKRIVSLEVFGSKIEYEGKDAIIGTIIDITDRKNTEQMIKHMAYHDQLTDLPNRYLLREKVDELIRESSENNNVFAILFLDLDRFKIVNDTMGHEIGDKLLIEVSARLRDCLDEKDIISRYGGDEFTILLPQSNVDQAREVAKSILTSLSNPLQLNYHEVFVTPSIGISMFPDHGFTYDKLIKHADLAMYFAKSLGKNNFQFYSDDLVDQSQYELDLEIKLRKALERNEFILYYQPQFNLHTNQIIGAEALIRWEHPEKGLISPAEFIPVAEETGLIIQLGEWALRTACYQNKKWQDEGLPPITIAVNISAKQFFQSNLAEIVEKILFETGLEAKYLELEITESMTMDVDRAITTLVKLKKIGVKVSMDDFGTGYSSLNYLKRFPIDKLKVDQSFIRDSTTDPNDETIVKTIIAMAHNLKLQVIAEGVETKEHVYFLLEQKCTEAQGYFFSKPVSTEEFEKIYFIAENQR; encoded by the coding sequence ATGATGGAGGAGATTTCCATTGGCATCTTAGATGTGTTTTTTATTTTCTTATTATGTATTGTAGTTATTTTTTGCATTATTACCACCAAAAGGTTCTCTAAACAAAAAAAACAACTTCAATTAAATGAACAGTACTATAAATCTTTGTTTGAACAAAACCCAGACGTAGTGATTACCTTCGACTTAAATGGAATGTTTATTAGTGCGAATAAAGCTGTATCTACCATATTTGGCTATTCACTTGATGACTTGATTAATAAACCATTTGTCCCCCTTATTGTGCCCAATGACTTGGAGAAAGCATTATTTCAATTTAATTCAGCGGTAAATGGCAAATCTACTAATTATGAATGTTCCGTATTTGATAAAAGTGGAAAGCAAAGGAAGATAAACGTAACCAATATACCCATCTATTTAAGTAAAAAAATTACAGGTGTCTATTCTATTATAAAAGACATAACTGAACATAATAGTGCCCAAATTAATCTTATAGAAGCCGAGGCAAAATATAGGAGTCTTGTAGAAAATTCACAAGTTGGGGTTTACATTTTACAAGGCGGTAAGATTGTATATGTGAATCCACGATTATGTGAGATGACAGGCTATGCGTACAATGAATTCATTGGATTCAATCTAACAAACTTAATTTTACCAGAGGATTTACCATCAGTTCAGGAAAATGTTGAAAAGCTGTTTACCAATGAAATGATAAGTATGACTGATCAATTTAGAATAGTTTGTAAGGATAAAAGAATTGTTTCTCTAGAAGTATTCGGATCAAAAATTGAATATGAAGGAAAAGATGCAATAATTGGAACGATTATTGATATCACTGATCGAAAAAATACCGAACAAATGATTAAACATATGGCTTACCATGATCAGTTAACCGACCTTCCCAATCGATATTTGTTAAGGGAAAAGGTAGATGAATTAATACGAGAATCAAGTGAAAATAATAACGTATTTGCCATATTGTTTCTCGATTTAGATCGTTTTAAAATCGTCAATGATACAATGGGGCATGAAATAGGCGATAAATTACTTATTGAGGTCTCCGCAAGATTAAGAGATTGCTTAGATGAGAAAGATATTATATCCAGATATGGAGGAGATGAATTTACGATTCTTCTTCCACAGTCTAATGTCGACCAAGCAAGGGAAGTAGCAAAAAGTATTTTAACTAGCTTATCTAACCCGCTGCAACTAAATTATCATGAAGTCTTTGTTACACCTAGTATAGGAATCAGCATGTTTCCTGACCACGGGTTTACATATGATAAGCTCATTAAACATGCAGACTTAGCAATGTACTTTGCAAAAAGCTTAGGGAAAAATAACTTTCAATTTTACAGCGATGATCTAGTAGACCAATCACAATACGAGTTAGATTTAGAAATCAAGTTGAGGAAAGCATTGGAACGGAATGAGTTTATCTTATACTACCAGCCGCAATTCAATCTACATACCAATCAGATTATAGGAGCGGAAGCGTTAATTCGTTGGGAACACCCAGAAAAGGGGCTGATCTCACCCGCAGAGTTTATCCCAGTAGCTGAGGAAACAGGTCTTATCATCCAATTAGGTGAATGGGCATTAAGGACTGCTTGCTACCAAAACAAGAAATGGCAGGATGAGGGTTTGCCACCTATTACGATCGCGGTCAACATATCTGCTAAACAATTCTTTCAATCAAACTTAGCTGAAATCGTCGAGAAGATACTTTTTGAAACAGGTCTTGAAGCAAAGTATTTAGAGCTTGAAATAACAGAAAGTATGACGATGGACGTTGACCGTGCCATAACAACGCTGGTGAAATTAAAAAAAATTGGTGTAAAAGTAAGTATGGATGACTTTGGCACAGGGTATAGTTCCCTTAACTATCTAAAACGGTTTCCAATTGATAAACTAAAAGTAGACCAATCCTTCATACGAGATAGTACAACAGACCCGAATGATGAGACTATTGTAAAGACGATCATTGCGATGGCCCATAACTTAAAACTACAGGTTATCGCTGAGGGAGTGGAAACAAAAGAACATGTTTATTTTCTACTTGAACAAAAATGCACAGAAGCACAAGGGTATTTTTTCAGCAAACCAGTCTCCACCGAAGAATTCGAAAAAATTTATTTTATAGCGGAAAATCAAAGGTAA
- a CDS encoding HAD family hydrolase encodes MIKAIFFDLDDTLLWDQKSVKEAFAATCRLAVERYAISADQLEEAVREAARNLYSSYETFPFTQMIGINPFEGLWGDFLDDTEEFKKMKEIVPTYRKDAWTLGLSAMGIDDSELGVELAERFPLERRNHPFVYDETFKILDGLKGNFQLLLLTNGSPDLQNAKLAITPELIPYFDHIVISGDFGRGKPDPSIFEHALSRMSLKKDEVLMVGDNLMTDILGANRAGIKTVWINRHDKQRNEVIPTFEIKHLEELYPILEELKRS; translated from the coding sequence ATGATAAAAGCCATTTTTTTTGATTTAGATGATACGCTACTTTGGGACCAAAAAAGTGTAAAAGAAGCCTTTGCAGCAACATGTAGATTAGCAGTGGAAAGGTATGCCATTTCTGCAGATCAACTTGAGGAAGCTGTTCGTGAAGCAGCTAGAAACTTATATTCTTCCTATGAAACGTTTCCGTTTACACAAATGATTGGGATTAATCCTTTTGAAGGGTTATGGGGGGATTTTTTAGATGATACGGAAGAGTTTAAGAAAATGAAAGAAATTGTACCCACCTATCGAAAAGATGCGTGGACATTAGGATTATCAGCAATGGGTATCGATGATTCTGAATTAGGGGTTGAGTTAGCTGAACGCTTTCCCCTGGAGCGGCGTAACCACCCATTTGTCTATGATGAAACGTTTAAAATTCTAGATGGATTAAAGGGAAACTTTCAACTTCTTCTATTAACAAACGGATCCCCTGATCTTCAAAATGCGAAACTAGCTATAACACCTGAGTTAATTCCTTATTTTGATCATATTGTTATTTCCGGTGATTTCGGTCGAGGAAAGCCGGATCCTTCAATTTTCGAGCATGCCTTATCACGTATGTCTTTGAAAAAGGACGAAGTTCTAATGGTTGGTGATAACCTTATGACCGATATACTTGGCGCGAACCGTGCAGGGATAAAAACAGTTTGGATTAACCGGCATGATAAACAAAGAAATGAAGTCATTCCTACATTTGAAATTAAACATTTGGAAGAACTATATCCTATTTTAGAAGAATTAAAAAGAAGCTAA
- a CDS encoding DUF438 domain-containing protein, whose translation MSEMINNREQLMSKNTDRLTILKGIFQDLHNGRNLDEVKAHFDGLIGKITLDEITQLQHECSEGSIPKDKLMRIYQEHSALFQGSIEIENNSKKPEDLPGHPVHTFKLENREIEKLLQQQVQVHVDEFVRDDSSVNIYHLLQDLNLLLDIDKHYSRKENLLFPYLEKYGIFGPTTNMWRIDDFIRDAIKEAKQKLASYQGERQEILGVLNFVIEEVTGMIYKEENLLFPMALKNLSEDEWIKIAHESDEIGFCLTGPDEEWKPERKALAENAITEGYVKMETGILSLKQLELLLNHLPVDITFIDHEDVVRYFSHGKERIFARTKAVIGRTVQNCHPPRSVHVVEELLADFKAGIKDSEDFWIKFRDKYVYIRYFAVRDEKGSYMGTLEFTQNIDPIKAIEGEKRILS comes from the coding sequence ATGAGTGAAATGATTAATAATCGTGAACAACTAATGTCTAAAAATACAGACCGTCTTACCATATTAAAAGGGATCTTCCAAGACCTTCATAACGGAAGAAATTTAGATGAAGTAAAAGCTCATTTTGATGGGTTGATAGGGAAAATTACATTGGATGAAATCACACAGCTCCAACATGAATGTTCAGAGGGAAGTATTCCAAAAGATAAGTTAATGCGTATCTATCAGGAACATAGTGCCCTATTTCAAGGTTCAATTGAAATAGAAAATAATTCGAAAAAGCCAGAGGATCTACCAGGGCATCCGGTTCATACGTTTAAACTGGAAAATAGAGAAATTGAAAAACTGCTTCAACAACAAGTTCAAGTCCATGTGGATGAGTTTGTAAGAGACGATTCATCTGTAAACATTTACCATCTACTACAGGATTTGAACCTCTTATTAGACATTGATAAGCACTATAGTCGTAAAGAGAACTTACTATTTCCTTATTTAGAAAAGTACGGTATCTTTGGACCGACTACAAATATGTGGAGAATTGATGACTTTATTCGCGATGCTATTAAAGAAGCAAAACAAAAATTAGCCAGCTATCAAGGTGAAAGGCAGGAGATCCTTGGGGTCCTGAATTTTGTTATCGAAGAAGTAACTGGAATGATTTATAAGGAAGAGAACCTCCTTTTTCCAATGGCTTTAAAAAATTTATCTGAAGATGAGTGGATAAAAATTGCTCATGAAAGTGATGAGATAGGCTTTTGTTTAACAGGCCCTGATGAAGAATGGAAACCAGAGAGAAAAGCCTTAGCCGAGAATGCTATAACCGAAGGCTATGTTAAGATGGAAACAGGAATTTTATCTTTAAAGCAATTAGAACTGCTTTTAAACCACTTACCAGTTGATATTACATTTATTGATCATGAAGATGTCGTCCGTTATTTTTCCCACGGAAAAGAAAGAATTTTCGCCCGTACAAAAGCTGTCATCGGACGTACAGTTCAGAATTGTCATCCGCCACGAAGTGTGCATGTGGTAGAAGAATTATTGGCAGATTTTAAAGCTGGGATAAAAGACAGTGAGGATTTCTGGATCAAGTTCCGAGATAAATACGTATATATACGTTATTTTGCTGTACGGGATGAGAAAGGAAGCTACATGGGTACACTAGAATTTACCCAGAATATTGATCCGATAAAAGCTATTGAAGGTGAAAAGAGAATCCTCTCCTAA
- a CDS encoding BsuPI-related putative proteinase inhibitor: MANKKIYFVISTAIVFGLLTGCGTSTKTNGINGGTKTENQKKEKVTAKFIPSLEIKEDNHDMMVKYTVKNISGKKQTLTFSSGIKADFIVYDQNGKKVKQYSEEVSVTQATEEITLDNKKEMEQKFTISDLLNGQYRLEVFLTSKEEKAQTDAEFIVKNSIYINGSGQYVGQMDPHTIEVNVDGNKTAFQLSDEAIKQLTSIIEGDKISYIYSEKESGQKTIEKFNIED, encoded by the coding sequence ATGGCAAACAAAAAAATATATTTTGTCATAAGCACCGCTATAGTATTCGGACTTTTAACAGGCTGTGGAACAAGTACAAAGACGAATGGCATCAATGGTGGAACGAAAACGGAAAATCAAAAGAAAGAAAAAGTGACGGCAAAATTTATTCCTTCACTTGAAATAAAAGAGGATAACCATGACATGATGGTCAAATATACAGTTAAAAATATATCCGGCAAAAAACAGACACTAACTTTTTCTAGTGGGATAAAGGCTGACTTTATTGTATACGATCAGAATGGAAAAAAAGTTAAACAATATTCAGAGGAAGTTTCCGTAACACAAGCTACGGAAGAAATCACTTTAGATAATAAAAAAGAAATGGAACAAAAATTTACTATATCTGATCTTCTGAATGGTCAGTATAGATTGGAAGTTTTTCTAACTTCAAAAGAGGAAAAGGCACAGACAGACGCAGAATTTATAGTAAAGAATTCTATTTATATTAATGGTTCAGGTCAGTATGTAGGACAAATGGATCCTCATACAATAGAAGTAAACGTTGATGGAAATAAAACCGCCTTTCAATTATCCGATGAAGCGATCAAACAATTAACATCGATAATAGAAGGTGACAAGATTTCGTATATCTATTCAGAAAAGGAAAGCGGTCAAAAAACAATTGAAAAGTTTAACATAGAAGATTAG